The uncultured Trichococcus sp. DNA window CATGAACACGAAGAAGCCGGGGATGCGCGTCTGGTAATGCGCAAAATCCTCCCCGCCTGCGACCGGTTTCGGCTCCACGAAACGATAGCCTTGCTCTTCAGCCGTTTCTGCCAAGATCGCCTTGAAGCGGACATCATTGTCCACGATGGAAACGTAAGGGTGCCAACGGAAATCCGCTATGGCGCCGAAACCCGACGCAATCCCTTCCGCTGCCCGGCGCATCAAGGCCGGGATCTTCTCGCGGTCTTCCTTTTGGAAAGCGCGGACGGTCCCTTCCATGTAGACTTTCTCGGGGATGACGTTCCAGGAGTTTCCGCCGTGGATCTGGGTGACGCTGATGACGGCGTTATGAAATGGGCTCGTGTTGCGGCTGATGATCGTCTGCAGACCGGTGATGATCTGGCTTGCGATGACGATCGGATCGATGGTCGAATCCGGAATGCCGGCATGTCCGCCGACGCCGTGGATTTCCAGTTCAAAACGATCCGCGCTGGCTGCTTCGATCCACTTCGCGCCTTGCGCAATCTCTTCGGCTGGTTGGAAAATGAATCGGACCGTTCCTTTCAGTGACGCTTGTTTGCCATGAAGCAGGATTGCCGCCCCGATCATGGAAGCCGTATCTGTTTCCCGGTGTAGTGGCCTTCGCCGGGAATTCGGCCACAGATCCGTATCTGTTTCCCGGTGTGGCGACCTTCGCCGGGAATTCGGCCCCGGGTCCTCACAAAAAATGACCGAAAAACA harbors:
- a CDS encoding amidohydrolase; its protein translation is MIGAAILLHGKQASLKGTVRFIFQPAEEIAQGAKWIEAASADRFELEIHGVGGHAGIPDSTIDPIVIASQIITGLQTIISRNTSPFHNAVISVTQIHGGNSWNVIPEKVYMEGTVRAFQKEDREKIPALMRRAAEGIASGFGAIADFRWHPYVSIVDNDVRFKAILAETAEEQGYRFVEPKPVAGGEDFAHYQTRIPGFFVFMGVEGTREWHHPEFNLKEEALAVAADYFSALAIKVLNQWEA